From Pseudomonas sp. LS1212, the proteins below share one genomic window:
- the rplP gene encoding 50S ribosomal protein L16, which translates to MLQPKRTKFRKQMTGHNRGLALRGSKVSFGEFALKAVARGRLTARQIESARRALTRHVKRGGKIWIRVFPDKPVTKKPLEVRMGKGKGSVEYWVAQIQPGKVLYEIEGVSEELAREAFALAAAKLPLATSFVKRTVM; encoded by the coding sequence ATGTTGCAACCAAAGCGTACGAAGTTCCGCAAGCAGATGACTGGCCACAACCGTGGTCTGGCACTGCGCGGTAGCAAAGTCAGCTTCGGCGAATTCGCCTTGAAAGCTGTTGCACGCGGTCGTCTCACCGCCCGCCAGATCGAGTCAGCGCGTCGTGCGCTGACCCGTCACGTAAAACGTGGCGGTAAAATCTGGATCCGTGTTTTCCCGGACAAGCCGGTCACCAAGAAGCCTCTCGAAGTGCGGATGGGTAAAGGTAAGGGTTCCGTGGAATACTGGGTTGCCCAGATTCAGCCAGGTAAAGTCCTGTATGAAATCGAGGGTGTTTCTGAAGAGCTGGCGCGTGAGGCATTCGCCTTGGCAGCTGCAAAGCTGCCTCTCGCCACCTCCTTTGTTAAGCGGACGGTGATGTGA